GCGCGGAGACCGGATCACCATGCGCAGCAACCTCTCCCGAAATCAGCCCGGTAGGAGCTCAGAATGACCCTGGTGAACAACCGCGTCGACGTCCCGGTGACCATCGACGAGTCGCTATGCATCGAAGGCTGCACCCTCTGCGTCGAGATCTGCCCGCTGGACTCGCTGGCCATCAACCCGGAGAACGGCAAGGCCTTCATGCACGTCGACGAATGCTGGTACTGCGGGCCGTGCGCCTCGCGCTGTCCCACCGGTGCCGTCACCGTCAACATGCCCTTCCTCATCCGCTGACACCAGCCCGTCGGCTCAGCTCCCAGATAAGGCCCGTCGTGAAGAAACCACTCGTTGCGCTGCTCGCTGCCCTGACCGCGACCGTCGCCGCCTGCTCGCTGGATACGAACAGCTCCGCCGATGACGTGGTCAACGTCGTGATCGGTTACCAATCCAAGACCATCAATACCGTTACTGCGGGAACCTTGCTGCGAGCCAAGGGGTTCCTCGAACAGCGGCTGGCCGATGTCACCGCCGAGAACGGCACGAAGTACAACGTCGTCTGGCAGGACTACGACACCGGCGCACCGATCACCGCGCAGATGGTGGCCGAGAAGATCGATATCGGTTCGATGGGCGACTACCCGATGCTCATCAACGGATCGAAGACCCAGGCCAACGAGCGAGCTCGCACCGATATCGTCTCGGTGACCGGCTACCACCCCAAGGGTGCGCTGAACATGATCGTCGTCGATCCCGCCTCACCGGCCCGGACGCTCACCGACCTGGCCGGCCAGAAGGTCTCGGCCAGCGTCGGTTCCGCCGGTCACGGCACCCTGGTGCGCGCACTGGAGCGTGTCGGCCTGGACCCCAAGACCGGTGTCGAAGTACTCAACCAGCAACCACAGGTCGGTGCCTCGGCTCTGGAATCCGGCCAGGTAGAGGGACTTTCACAGTTCGTGGCCTGGCCGGGACTGCTGGTCTACCAGGACAAGGCACGGCTGCTGTACGACGGTGCCGAGCTGGACTACCCGACGCTGCACGGCG
This DNA window, taken from Mycolicibacterium neoaurum, encodes the following:
- a CDS encoding ferredoxin family protein; this encodes MTLVNNRVDVPVTIDESLCIEGCTLCVEICPLDSLAINPENGKAFMHVDECWYCGPCASRCPTGAVTVNMPFLIR
- a CDS encoding ABC transporter substrate-binding protein, whose protein sequence is MKKPLVALLAALTATVAACSLDTNSSADDVVNVVIGYQSKTINTVTAGTLLRAKGFLEQRLADVTAENGTKYNVVWQDYDTGAPITAQMVAEKIDIGSMGDYPMLINGSKTQANERARTDIVSVTGYHPKGALNMIVVDPASPARTLTDLAGQKVSASVGSAGHGTLVRALERVGLDPKTGVEVLNQQPQVGASALESGQVEGLSQFVAWPGLLVYQDKARLLYDGAELDYPTLHGVVVREDYADRHPEVLDAFLQSQLDATEFLNSEPLEASRIVADGSGLPQEVVYLYNGPGGTSFDTTLKPSLVDALKGDVPYLKSIGDFAELDVAGFVNDGPLRKAFTERGLDYQSALDATSPPNGGELWLQGSDSTQTVANPTELLRAVRAAEADGATVRAAYVPDAELGTRWFADKAVWVKDGQSYLPFGTQAGAQRHIVAHPGAAVVSYREALVGVQ